The Roseimicrobium gellanilyticum DNA segment ATCAAAAATTATTTCGGATATCTGAAATAGACATCGCTCACAAGGGCATTTAGAAGCTTTTGAGGGTGGAAAATTGCCCCTTCCGGGCCTTTGAGCCCGGATGGAGGGTGAAAAATGTCGTTTTCGGTTCAAAAAATCCGGGGAGAAGCGCAAAAAGGAGTTGCACGGTTTGGACAACTCCGTAGTATCTGCGCTCCCACAGCCTCGGCCCCGGTAACACGGGGTGGTTTTTAAGGCCCGCTTCGGCGGGTCTTCCTATCGGAAGCAGCCCCGGACAAGAAGCGCAACCCACAAGGGTGACGTGTCTTTCCGTTTCGTGACCGAACGAGCGAGAATCTTTGACACCGTCGATATGCCCACCATCAATCAACTCGTGCGACATGGCCGCCAGGATAAAGCGGCCAAATCCAAGTCCCCTGCACTGGCGAATTGCCCTCAGCGTCGTGGTGTATGTCTTCAGGTGATGACCAGAACGCCCAAGAAGCCGAACTCGGCTCTTCGTAAGGTTGCCAAGGTTCGTCTCACGAATGGTTTCGAGGTGATTGCGTACATCGGCGGTGAAGGCCACAATCTTCAGGAGCACTCCATCGTGCTGGTGCGCGGTGGACGTGTGAAGGACCTTCCGGGTGTGCGTTACCACATTGTCCGTGGCACGCTGGACTGCCTTGGCGTGGACAAGCGCCGTCGTGGCCGTTCGAAGTACGGTGCGAAGCGTCCGAAGCCCGGTGCTGCTGCTGCTCCTGCCAAAGGCAAGAAGTAAGCCCTGAAGTCCTGATAGCGAAACTTTTAACTGCCTCACCACATGT contains these protein-coding regions:
- the rpsL gene encoding 30S ribosomal protein S12, with the protein product MPTINQLVRHGRQDKAAKSKSPALANCPQRRGVCLQVMTRTPKKPNSALRKVAKVRLTNGFEVIAYIGGEGHNLQEHSIVLVRGGRVKDLPGVRYHIVRGTLDCLGVDKRRRGRSKYGAKRPKPGAAAAPAKGKK